TAACTTGTAATGAATAAAAACTAGACAACGTAACGTACGTAAAAGGCTAAAcgttaaaaaactttaaaaaacgGGAAATATAACAATTCATAAGAGCGCAACGTTACATGTATGCGCAAATACCCAAAAATCGTATCTACAAgtgttacaaataaaataaataacttcagTAATAATTAATGAAGTAACCCAACAATTTGGAATTACATTTCAAATCTAACACTCCCCACCATGACATTTCTATAAAATTGTCATCacacaaaaaactaataaaatatcaattaattatTGTAAAGTCTATTGAGAACATTCAAGTATGCATAGTTTTGTTACTGGTCTTAAAAATTTTGACTCTTTTGTTTTGATCACAAAACTACGTATAAGACTATCGCGGCTCCTAATAACCTCAATTACTCGGCCTAATGGCCACTGTCCTCTCGGTGTATGGTCATCTGCAACGATTACAATGTCGTCAATCTTTATATCTCGCTGTTCTCTTTGCCATTTATTTCTCTGTTGTAGAGTTGGCAAATATTCACGTAACCAACGTCTCCAGAATACATTGGCTAAGTATTGTATCTGCTTCCACCACCTTTTAGCATACACATCTTTCTCGTCAAACACCCCTTGCGGTATTGAAGcgttgtttttcataaataacaacatattCGGTGTGAGAACTGGCAAATCTCGAGAATCATTACTGACTGCTGTTATCGGTCTATCATTGACGATTCTTTCGGCTTCAGCCATAAAGGCAAGTAACTGTTCATCGGTAAGCAGTTGTTCATTTGCAAGAGCTCTGAGAATTTTGCGTGTCGTACGAATCATTATGTCCCATGCACCACCACGATGACTAGCGTTTGGTGGATTGAAAGTCCAATTAATATCCTTGTGTGACATGTAACtggataattttgttttgttccaTTGATCAATATATTTCCGAAGTTCCGATTCTCCACTGACAAGATTTGTCCCGTTATCACTATACACCTTTTCAGGTATGCCTCGCCTGCTCGTAAAACGTTGGAAAGCAGAAATAAAGGAATCTGTAGTCAAACTATGAGCTACGTCTATGTGAACAGCTCTTGTTGTCAGACATGTAAAAAGGCAACCGTATCTTTTAACGACTGAACGTCCAACTTTAACATTTACTGGACCAAAGTAGTCTATTCCAACAAAGGTAAATGGTGGTTTATCAGGAGTTTTCTGATCGTCAATAACAGAAGCCATCTTCTGAAAACAAAGCGGTGCCTGATATCGTCTACATCTTACACATCTGTTCAAAACTGTTCGGACAGTACTAGGTCCTTTTAAAATCCAATACTTTTCCCGTAATGATGCTAGCACTTGTGCCATTCCTGTATGACCATTTTGTTCATGAAACGACCTGATTATCAAAGTGGTCACGTGATGAGAATTTGGTATAATGACCGGACATTTGCTTAGTGACAAGTTGAGACGTCCCTTGACGCGCAATAACCCATCATGCATAACAGGATATAAAGATGCTAAACGACTATCTTTCTTAACAGGATTTTGCTTTTCaatcattttgatttcatttaagAATGATTcttgttgtacatgtatcaatatatACCTTGTTGCTTCCTGTAATTCCTCAGCATTTAAGCTGTCTGTCTTTATTTCATCGTCTCGTTTTAAGAAACGACGTATACAATATTTCTTGAAACGGATTAGCAATGCTACAGTCCGAAGTAATACTTGCCAGTTTGAAAAGTATGTAATTATATCGCGTATCGAATCAGTGGTAGTTGAGTTAATCATATCAACCTTTTTGATCTCAATATCTTGCTCGTCTACCGTTGATTCAGCTTTTGGTTTCGGCCATTCATACGAGTCTTTCAACAAGAATTCTGGTCCATGGAGCCAAAATTTGATCTGCTTATTATATGTTGCAAGAATGCCTCTAGATGCTATGTCGGCAGGATTTGATCTTGTATCTACGTATCGCCACTGACCCGGAGATGTCAACTCGTGAATGCTGCTCAGTCTGTTTgcaacaaatgttttaaaacgaCGAGATTCATTCTTAATGTATTCAAGTACTATCATACTATCGGTACAAAACACTACGCTGTCAATCTTAATCTCTAATTCGTCTCTAATTATTTCGTAAAGTTTGCATGCAACAACGGCACCTGATAACTCTAGTCTGGGAATTGTTGTCTGTTTTAATGGCGCTAAACGAGACTTCCCCAGAATAAGTGAACAGTTCACTTTTCCATTAGTGTCTACTAGACGTAAGTAAGCGCATGCTCCATAACCAATTTCAGAACCATCGCTAAATATATGAAGTTGAGCATCAGATATTTCTTTCATGTCTGTTGTCTTGAAGCATCTAGgtattgatatattttcaatttctggCAGAGTCGATTTCAATTTTATCcattcttcttctttttcttttggtatAGGATCGTCTCATCCAAGCTTAATTGACTGTTTACTAAGTTCTTGTAATATAATTTTCCCTTTTAAAATGATTGGCGCTATGAGTCCCAGTGGATCAAATATCGAACTTACTGTAGAAGTTATTCCGCGTCTTGTCAGCGGCTTCTCCTCGAGTTTGACTTTATATTTGATGGCATCATCATTTACAATAATCTAACAAGGCCCTTTAATATTCTAAGTCTGTAGAAATGATCTTCCGTTTACATTAGAACACACAGAGTCTGAATTATATGCTGATGACACGACTTTGCATATATCGTCCAAATCGATTCCAAACTTAAAGTCTTGTTTAAATAAAGACTTTGAAAACGTAATTGAAAGTGTGCTAAAtacaatatgataataaataacaaaaagtcCAAATGTATGCTTATGGGATCTGAGAGACAACTTGAGATTTTTAATGATGTCTTGTGTGTATTATCGTCAAATCAAACATCATTTGACAATGTGGAAGTAGAAAAACTTTATATTAtctatattgataaaaatctatCATGGTCAATTCACACAGATAAagtatgtgatttttttttcgagcAGATTATACAaatcccttccctttcatgaatatgaccttccgaattagactatttttttttcatttttagcaaggcgttgtcagtttattttcgatttatgagtttaactgaTCGCTCTGGTATCTTCTTTATCCGGAGGTTGTGGATGCTTTATCCTCTttgcatgacaaatatgtcgTTGTTCCGGCAGATAAAGCCTCCaataatattgtcttcatatgtaaaaaacattatttgcaatGTCTCACTACAG
This is a stretch of genomic DNA from Mytilus trossulus isolate FHL-02 chromosome 6, PNRI_Mtr1.1.1.hap1, whole genome shotgun sequence. It encodes these proteins:
- the LOC134722352 gene encoding uncharacterized protein LOC134722352 — its product is MKEISDAQLHIFSDGSEIGYGACAYLRLVDTNGKVNCSLILGKSRLAPLKQTTIPRLELSGAVVACKLYEIIRDELEIKIDSVVFCTDSMIVLEYIKNESRRFKTFVANRLSSIHELTSPGQWRYVDTRSNPADIASRGILATYNKQIKFWLHGPEFLLKDSYEWPKPKAESTVDEQDIEIKKVDMINSTTTDSIRDIITYFSNWQVLLRTVALLIRFKKYCIRRFLKRDDEIKTDSLNAEELQEATRYILIHVQQESFLNEIKMIEKQNPVKKDSRLASLYPVMHDGLLRVKGRLNLSLSKCPVIIPNSHHVTTLIIRSFHEQNGHTGMAQVLASLREKYWILKGPSTVRTVLNRCVRCRRYQAPLCFQKMASVIDDQKTPDKPPFTFVGIDYFGPVNVKVGRSVVKRYGCLFTCLTTRAVHIDVAHSLTTDSFISAFQRFTSRRGIPEKVYSDNGTNLVSGESELRKYIDQWNKTKLSSYMSHKDINWTFNPPNASHRGGAWDIMIRTTRKILRALANEQLLTDEQLLAFMAEAERIVNDRPITAVSNDSRDLPVLTPNMLLFMKNNASIPQGVFDEKDVYAKRWWKQIQYLANVFWRRWLREYLPTLQQRNKWQREQRDIKIDDIVIVADDHTPRGQWPLGRVIEVIRSRDSLIRSFVIKTKESKFLRPVTKLCILECSQ